Proteins encoded together in one Candidatus Eremiobacterota bacterium window:
- the ybeY gene encoding rRNA maturation RNase YbeY, whose protein sequence is MTTIKILVDTEGSPKGRFKTFARTIAKKILEELSLPFPCELSLMLVDDETIRRLNREHRGKDTPTDVLAFPMEEGHKMLLPPGKGVRRLLGDVVISLETARRQAEEHSHPVKRELAILIAHGILHLRGYDDDKPGERAAMEKRSGELLESPAVSSSIP, encoded by the coding sequence ATGACAACGATAAAAATTCTCGTGGACACTGAAGGCTCACCAAAGGGGCGCTTCAAGACCTTTGCGCGGACCATCGCAAAAAAAATTCTGGAAGAGCTCTCTCTTCCCTTTCCCTGCGAGCTCTCCCTCATGCTGGTCGATGACGAGACCATCAGAAGGCTCAACAGGGAGCACAGAGGAAAGGACACCCCGACTGACGTGCTTGCCTTCCCTATGGAAGAAGGCCATAAGATGCTCCTGCCCCCGGGGAAAGGGGTCCGCAGGCTTCTCGGCGACGTGGTGATCTCTCTGGAAACTGCCCGCCGCCAGGCAGAGGAGCATTCTCACCCGGTAAAAAGGGAACTGGCAATCCTCATTGCCCATGGAATACTTCACCTGAGGGGATATGACGACGATAAGCCGGGAGAACGCGCGGCGATGGAAAAGCGCTCGGGGGAGCTTTTGGAATCGCCTGCAGTATCCTCATCCATCCCGTAG
- a CDS encoding hemolysin family protein, whose product MDDSESHLLLVIVPLLILVAMASIVHTTLLLINRSRLKQLVGEEIENAELLSELLNTSLDVVLIVKILHGVLILMLGIAVGFWAKEASSLPVLSILGIIALVVIFFILAELIPWEVIPGKAEKIALKMTRLLLLARKISTPFLKVFLFMISPITRIYGKKDSKGTVTEDDLKMMVEEASEQGILEEEEKEMIHSVFELSNTIAKEIMVPRLDMVSVELKTPLTKVLDTAMSHGYSRIPVYEDSIDRVVGIVHTKDLLALLNEKKMDMPLKEIIRPAFFIPGSKRIDEMLREMQKEKIAMAIVVDEYGGTDGLVTIEDIIEEIVGEITDEYDKDITPVEEMDDGTYLIDAKTIIEDVNDQLDISLPTEEFETIGGYVYGLTGHIPTAGETLHTDGITITVEKILRQRITKLRIKKDVQEPATPVRGSRESTWAP is encoded by the coding sequence TTGGACGACTCTGAATCGCACCTGCTACTGGTGATTGTCCCTCTGTTAATCCTGGTAGCAATGGCATCGATAGTACATACTACTTTACTTCTCATCAATAGGTCGAGGCTCAAGCAGCTTGTCGGGGAAGAGATAGAAAACGCTGAACTCCTCAGCGAACTTCTCAATACTTCCCTTGATGTGGTGCTTATTGTAAAGATTCTTCACGGGGTGCTCATCCTCATGCTGGGAATCGCCGTGGGGTTCTGGGCAAAAGAGGCCTCGTCGCTCCCCGTTCTGTCAATTCTGGGAATTATTGCGCTCGTCGTGATCTTTTTCATCCTCGCTGAGCTCATCCCATGGGAAGTGATCCCCGGCAAGGCCGAAAAAATAGCATTGAAGATGACGCGCCTTCTCTTACTCGCCAGGAAGATCTCCACTCCTTTCCTCAAGGTCTTTCTTTTCATGATCTCGCCAATCACCAGGATCTATGGCAAAAAGGATTCCAAGGGGACCGTCACGGAGGACGACCTGAAAATGATGGTGGAAGAGGCTTCAGAGCAGGGAATTCTTGAAGAAGAAGAAAAAGAGATGATCCACAGCGTTTTTGAGCTCTCCAACACCATAGCGAAGGAGATCATGGTCCCCCGCCTGGACATGGTGTCAGTGGAGCTGAAGACACCTCTCACCAAGGTGCTTGACACGGCGATGAGCCATGGCTATTCCAGAATCCCTGTCTATGAGGACTCAATTGACAGGGTCGTGGGTATTGTCCATACCAAGGACCTCCTTGCCCTGCTGAATGAGAAAAAAATGGACATGCCCCTCAAGGAGATCATAAGGCCCGCCTTTTTTATCCCCGGAAGCAAGCGGATTGACGAGATGCTCCGGGAGATGCAGAAGGAAAAGATAGCCATGGCAATCGTGGTGGACGAATATGGAGGCACCGACGGCCTGGTGACTATAGAGGACATCATAGAGGAGATCGTCGGGGAGATCACTGACGAGTATGACAAGGATATCACGCCCGTAGAGGAGATGGACGACGGCACCTATCTCATCGATGCCAAGACCATTATCGAGGATGTAAACGACCAGCTTGACATTTCGCTTCCCACCGAGGAATTCGAGACAATCGGCGGTTATGTGTATGGGCTCACGGGTCATATTCCCACGGCGGGGGAGACACTCCACACCGACGGCATCACCATCACGGTGGAAAAGATCCTGCGCCAGAGGATCACAAAGCTCAGGATTAAAAAGGATGTACAGGAGCCTGCCACACCCGTCAGGGGCAGCAGGGAATCCACCTGGGCACCCTAG
- a CDS encoding alcohol dehydrogenase catalytic domain-containing protein — MRALYFDRQLSLLPVYPLPPRKNGEALIKVQLAGICRTDEEILMGYRDFKGVLGHEFVGIVQDATNHSLIGKRVVGEINIGCGECPQCRKGIKEHCTSRSVIGIQGKDGCFADYVTLPEENLHVLPDEIGNDRAIFIEPLAAAFNIVTSIWVKPTDRVAIIGDGKLGILVSQVMRMNGAEVILLGKHKKKLSILEWMGISAFFFEGFDSSGVKIKSLKGAESHLERESFDVIVECSGSPGGFHVANTLIAPRGCLVLKSTIADKMDCDLTGIVVRELRVIGSRCGPFVPAIRALASGLIEVRPLLMARFPLEDWEEAFEMVRHPDSLKVAFEVND; from the coding sequence ATGCGGGCGTTATACTTTGACAGGCAGCTCTCTCTCCTACCAGTGTACCCTCTCCCACCCCGAAAAAACGGCGAGGCTCTCATCAAGGTCCAGCTTGCAGGGATCTGCAGAACTGATGAGGAGATCCTCATGGGATACAGGGATTTCAAAGGCGTGCTGGGCCATGAGTTCGTGGGGATAGTCCAGGATGCTACCAATCACTCCCTCATCGGGAAAAGGGTCGTCGGGGAGATAAACATCGGGTGCGGCGAGTGTCCCCAGTGCCGCAAAGGCATAAAGGAGCACTGCACCAGCCGCAGCGTGATAGGAATCCAGGGTAAGGACGGGTGCTTCGCCGATTACGTGACCCTCCCCGAGGAGAACCTCCACGTGCTGCCTGACGAGATTGGCAATGACAGGGCCATCTTCATAGAGCCCCTCGCCGCGGCCTTCAACATAGTGACAAGCATATGGGTGAAGCCTACCGACAGGGTGGCGATAATCGGCGACGGAAAGCTCGGCATTCTGGTGTCCCAGGTGATGCGGATGAACGGTGCCGAGGTGATCCTGCTGGGCAAGCACAAGAAGAAGCTCTCCATCCTTGAATGGATGGGAATATCGGCCTTCTTTTTTGAGGGATTTGACAGTTCCGGAGTGAAGATAAAGTCCCTCAAGGGAGCAGAGAGCCACCTTGAGAGAGAGAGCTTTGACGTGATAGTCGAGTGCAGCGGCTCGCCAGGAGGCTTTCACGTGGCAAACACCCTCATCGCGCCGCGGGGATGTCTTGTGCTGAAGAGCACCATTGCAGACAAGATGGATTGTGATCTCACCGGGATCGTCGTGAGAGAGCTGCGCGTGATAGGCTCAAGGTGCGGTCCCTTTGTTCCCGCCATAAGGGCGCTCGCGAGCGGCCTCATTGAGGTAAGGCCACTTCTCATGGCGAGGTTCCCCCTGGAGGACTGGGAAGAAGCCTTCGAGATGGTGAGGCATCCCGACAGCCTGAAAGTGGCCTTTGAGGTCAATGACTAG
- a CDS encoding HDIG domain-containing protein, whose amino-acid sequence MSFFDRLKKTLSTKIRNKATIDTLMFLFIWITLTSLLSVNYFPFKPLSISDVAPFDIAAPRSIEKEDKAGTEEAKMKAAKEVNTVYSIDTTINAKVLKSIEDSFAGIAEIQKVIKGDLQDGRDEAVLEIRQKIPIPMAEKTYTTLMNADPEFLENNMKLTVMNIIRGEMEKGIKDETLMISIKKAREKASALRIPSDYIAAISDMLGNAMKPNIIVDWNATIREQQRRIAEVKPITFEIPKGQIIIRKGELVTPKQIEILEEMGIYRPNIDIEGLAGAAILVVIVILIVLQYLKQHQPKIFQDDRLLFLLSIIVVAVAVISRWSTKISGFLTPIATASILVTMLMDYRLALFITAFLSILISIFTGNIAPGAVALITGTVAVLSVSKVTRRWDLITATLIVVVTNILSAGVFSLINKESLKMISINSFIWGGLNGTFSCLVAIGAMLFIENLFSITTNIKLLELSNPAEPLLQRLLIEAPGTYHHSIIVGNLAESAAQAVGADPLLSRVGAYYHDVGKLKRPYLFIENQLGMENPHEKLAPSLSTLIIISHVKYGLELAKQYQLPEPITDIIVQHHGTSLVAYFYHQAKMKCTESIIEEDFRYHGPKPKTKEAALIMIADSIEAAARSLSQPNTNRIENLVTQIINDMLKDGQLDECELSFKNINDLKKSFIKTMNGMYHTRIEYPEKIEKDISDAAKVRKLYTFAKPTNKLSQK is encoded by the coding sequence GTGAGTTTCTTCGACAGGCTGAAAAAGACGCTCTCAACGAAAATAAGGAACAAGGCAACGATAGACACCCTTATGTTCCTCTTTATCTGGATTACCCTCACCTCCCTTCTCTCGGTGAACTATTTTCCCTTCAAGCCGCTCTCGATATCTGACGTGGCCCCCTTTGACATCGCCGCTCCACGATCCATCGAGAAGGAGGACAAGGCCGGCACCGAAGAGGCCAAAATGAAGGCGGCCAAAGAAGTAAACACTGTTTACAGCATCGATACCACAATCAACGCGAAAGTGCTCAAGAGCATCGAGGATTCGTTCGCAGGAATCGCCGAGATCCAGAAGGTCATCAAGGGAGATCTCCAGGACGGCAGGGATGAGGCAGTCCTGGAGATCCGCCAGAAAATCCCCATCCCCATGGCGGAAAAAACTTACACCACCCTCATGAATGCCGATCCTGAATTCCTGGAAAATAACATGAAGCTCACCGTCATGAATATTATCCGCGGCGAGATGGAAAAGGGCATCAAGGATGAGACGCTTATGATCTCGATAAAGAAGGCAAGGGAGAAAGCCTCGGCCCTCAGAATTCCCTCCGACTACATCGCCGCGATTTCAGATATGCTGGGTAACGCCATGAAGCCCAACATCATCGTTGACTGGAACGCCACCATCAGGGAGCAGCAGAGAAGGATTGCCGAGGTGAAGCCCATCACCTTTGAGATCCCCAAGGGCCAGATTATCATCAGGAAAGGTGAGCTGGTCACCCCCAAGCAGATTGAGATACTCGAGGAGATGGGCATCTACAGGCCCAACATTGACATAGAGGGCCTTGCGGGGGCTGCCATCCTCGTGGTGATAGTCATTCTTATCGTGCTCCAGTACCTGAAGCAGCACCAGCCCAAGATTTTCCAGGATGACCGCCTTCTCTTTCTGCTGAGCATCATCGTCGTGGCCGTTGCCGTCATCTCCCGGTGGTCCACAAAGATATCCGGCTTCCTCACGCCCATTGCAACGGCTTCAATCCTCGTGACCATGCTGATGGATTACCGCCTTGCCCTTTTTATTACAGCATTCCTGAGCATACTTATCTCCATATTCACCGGCAACATCGCTCCCGGGGCCGTGGCCCTGATTACCGGCACCGTGGCCGTCCTGAGCGTTTCAAAAGTGACCCGGAGGTGGGATCTTATCACGGCCACCCTGATCGTCGTCGTGACCAACATTCTCTCGGCAGGCGTCTTCAGCCTCATCAACAAGGAATCCCTCAAGATGATATCGATAAACTCCTTCATATGGGGAGGCCTCAACGGGACCTTTTCCTGCCTTGTGGCGATCGGCGCCATGCTCTTCATCGAGAACCTCTTCTCCATCACCACCAATATAAAGCTTCTCGAGCTCTCAAACCCCGCAGAGCCTCTCCTGCAGCGCCTCCTCATCGAGGCGCCCGGCACCTACCACCACAGCATCATAGTGGGAAACCTCGCCGAGTCTGCCGCGCAGGCCGTGGGAGCCGATCCTCTCCTCTCGAGAGTGGGAGCCTATTACCATGACGTGGGAAAGCTGAAAAGACCCTATCTTTTCATCGAAAACCAGCTTGGCATGGAAAATCCCCATGAGAAGCTGGCTCCGTCCCTCAGCACCCTCATCATCATATCCCATGTCAAATACGGCCTGGAGCTTGCCAAGCAGTACCAGCTCCCCGAGCCGATAACGGATATCATCGTGCAGCACCATGGCACCTCGCTGGTGGCCTACTTCTATCACCAGGCCAAGATGAAATGCACCGAGTCAATCATTGAAGAGGATTTCCGCTACCACGGCCCGAAGCCGAAAACCAAGGAGGCCGCCCTCATCATGATAGCCGACTCGATAGAGGCTGCCGCCCGCTCCCTCTCACAGCCCAACACCAACAGGATTGAGAACCTCGTCACGCAGATCATCAATGACATGCTCAAGGACGGCCAGCTTGACGAGTGCGAGCTCTCCTTCAAGAACATCAACGACCTCAAGAAGTCATTCATAAAGACCATGAACGGCATGTATCACACGCGTATAGAATACCCTGAAAAAATCGAGAAAGACATCTCAGACGCGGCAAAGGTAAGAAAGCTCTATACCTTTGCGAAGCCGACCAACAAGCTTTCTCAAAAGTAG
- a CDS encoding diacylglycerol kinase → MKQPPILDTINCAINGLIYALKTERNLKIHVVIAILVLLTCLWIDIDRSDLMFIFFSITLVLMAETFNTAVEAIVNLLTLSHHPLAKIAKDVSAGAVLVTTVNALAAGYLIILPAIKKPILSDVINKIKQQYTHAIVILIVLILIVVMIFKSMGGRGSFTRGGIVSGHAALAFAASTAILCITRNVLATSLAFMLALLVAQSRVEAKFHRWLEVVLGALIGILASLVVFALFSNLKLIFL, encoded by the coding sequence ATGAAACAGCCGCCGATTCTGGATACGATAAACTGCGCCATCAACGGGCTGATTTATGCCCTCAAGACGGAGAGGAACCTCAAGATTCATGTGGTTATCGCCATCCTGGTGCTCCTCACCTGCCTGTGGATCGATATTGACCGGAGCGACCTGATGTTCATATTCTTCTCCATCACCCTGGTCCTCATGGCAGAGACATTCAACACGGCCGTGGAGGCCATCGTGAACCTCCTCACGCTCTCTCACCACCCCCTCGCAAAAATTGCAAAAGATGTCTCTGCAGGCGCCGTCCTCGTCACCACGGTAAACGCCCTCGCTGCCGGCTATCTGATCATTCTTCCCGCCATAAAAAAGCCAATTCTGAGCGATGTGATAAACAAGATAAAGCAGCAGTACACCCATGCCATAGTCATTCTGATAGTACTTATCCTTATTGTGGTGATGATCTTTAAATCCATGGGGGGAAGGGGGAGCTTTACAAGGGGAGGGATTGTGAGCGGCCACGCGGCGCTCGCCTTTGCCGCAAGCACCGCGATCCTGTGCATCACAAGGAACGTACTAGCCACGTCACTTGCCTTCATGCTGGCCCTCCTTGTGGCGCAGAGCCGTGTGGAGGCGAAATTTCACCGCTGGCTGGAAGTGGTGCTGGGAGCCCTTATCGGTATCCTTGCAAGCCTCGTGGTCTTCGCCCTCTTTTCGAACCTGAAGCTCATTTTTCTCTGA